Proteins encoded together in one Sceloporus undulatus isolate JIND9_A2432 ecotype Alabama chromosome 4, SceUnd_v1.1, whole genome shotgun sequence window:
- the LOC121930116 gene encoding serpin B3-like isoform X3, producing the protein MTTMPEANAKFAVDCYQSVRKEHPCDNLLLSPVNATSALGLLALASGCEQAAEIEKVLHWDELKECIGSLSRRYLGAARSCGRSATRLKAQEKVGICSRPRTCPEQVCSKPRQRLEPTCPKQRRPEPSCQRPRPCPEPARCEPACPRPRRCPEQTCQRPRPRPEPVCPSEASCPERCVPDYECESPEGVHTAFSKILAVLNAPSTNYTLSFANKLYGDHAITFIQKFIYCALKLYWTDVEGADFQNAPEEVRRIINLWVEVQTHGKVKNLLPKDSFDCLVQLLLVNALYFKGQWQVKFDKELTVEAPFYPHYTDQRDCYTVQLMNRKGTYNTGTIDICGIEVQVLEVPYKDDELSFFILLPTDCSPEALEQLEDGLSHEHLLDLSCYLKPEEVDVFIPKFKLEKSYYINEYLDLCDLSDPEKADFSQATTTEGVALTQLVHDAFIEIDEEGGEEAEDCRCPRDRRPCRESLEFVADHPFLYFTLHNCTQSIIALGRFAKP; encoded by the exons atgaccaCCATGCCTGAAGCCAATGCTAAATTTGCTGTCGACTGTTACCAGTCAGTGAGGAAGGAGCACCCATGTGACAACCTCCTCTTGTCCCCTGTAAATGCTACCTCTGCTCTGGGTCTGCTGGCCTTAGCATCTGGATGTGAACAAGCAGCTGAGATTGAGAAG GTGTTGCACTGGGATGAACTGAAAGAATGTATTGGGTCCCTAAGCAGAAGATATCtgggagcagccagaagctgtgGACGATCAGCAACCAGACTAAAG GCACAAGAAAAAGTTGGCATCTGCTCTAGGCCCAGAACTTGTCCTGAACAAGTGTGCTCCAAACCAAGACAACGTCTTGAACCAACATGTCCCAAGCAAAGACGTCCTGAACCATCATGTCAAAGGCCAAGACCATGCCCTGAACCAGCTCGTTGTGAACCAGCCTGCCCCAGGCCAAGGCGCTGTCCTGAACAAACATGTCAAAGGCCAAGACCCCGTCCTGAGCCAGTTTGCCCCTCTGAGGCATCTTGTCCTGAAAGA TGTGTTCCAGATTATGAGTGTGAGTCACCTGAAGGAGTCCACACTGCATTCAGCAAAATCCTTGCTGTCCTGAATGCACCCAGCACCAACTACACTCTGAGCTTTGCCAACAAGCTCTATGGAGACCATGCCATCACCTTCATCCAG AAATTTATTTACTGTGCTCTGAAACTGTACTGGACAGATGTGGAGGGAGCAGATTTCCAAAATGCCCCAGAAGAGGTGCGGAGAATCATAAACCTTTGGGTTGAGGTCCAGACACATG GAAAAGTCAAGAATCTTCTTCCCAAGGACAGCTTTGACTGTCTTGTTCAGCTGCTGCTGGTGAATGCTCTCTACTTCAAGGGACAATGGCAAGTGAAGTTTGACAAAGAACTCACAGTAGAAGCCCCATTCTATCCACATTATACAGATCAG AGAGATTGCTACACTGTGCAGCTGATGAACAGGAAGGGTACTTACAACACAGGCACCATTGATATTTGTGGCATTGAGGTGCAAGTACTTGAGGTCCCCTACAAAGACGATGAACTCAGCTTCTTCATTCTGCTCCCAACAGACTGCAGTCCAGAAGCTCTTGAACAG CTGGAGGATGGTCTGAGCCATGAGCACCTGCTTGACTTGTCCTGTTATCTGAAGCCTGAAGAGGTGGATGTCTTCATTCCAAAGTTCAAATTAGAGAAGAGCTATTATATCAATGAATACCTGGATTTGTGTGATCTTTCTGATCCTGAAAAGGCTGATTTCTCTCAAGCAACAACCACAGAAGGAGTGGCTCTTACTCAGCTGGTCCatgatgctttcattgagatcGATGAGGAAGGTGGTGAGGAAGCAGAGGACTGCCGTTGTCCCCGGGATAGGCGTCCCTGTCGGGAGTCCCTGGAGTTTGTGGCTGATCATCCTTTCCTATATTTTACCCTCCACAATTGCACCCAGAGCATCATTGCCCTTGGCAGATTTGCTAAACCATAG
- the LOC121930116 gene encoding serpin B3-like isoform X1, translated as MTTMPEANAKFAVDCYQSVRKEHPCDNLLLSPVNATSALGLLALASGCEQAAEIEKVLHWDELKECIGSLSRRYLGASRSFGQSATRLKAQQKVNICPRPEPECPKPRQRPEPTCPKQRPCPEPCRPRPRPCPEPRERPEPTCPRPRPCPEPARPEPTCPRPRPCPEPAHPEPTCPRPRPRPEPVCPSEPPCPERCVPDYECETPEGVHTAFSKILAALNAPSTNYTLSFANKLYGDYAIAFIQKFIYCALKLYWTDVEGADFHNAPEEVRRIINLWVEVQTHGKIKNLLPKDSFDCLVQLLLVNGLYFKGQWQVKFDKDLTVEAPFYPHYADQRDCYTVQLMNRKGTYNTGTFDICDTEVQVLEVPYKDDEFSFFVLLPTDCSPEALEQLEDGLSHEHLLDLSCHLKPAEVDVFIPKFTMEKSYYLSEYLDLHDLSDPEKADFSQATTTEGVALTQLVHDAFLEIDEEGGEEAEAPRCPRDRRPRREALEFVANHPFLYFVHHNCTQSIIALGKFAKPQ; from the exons atgaccaCCATGCCTGAAGCCAATGCTAAATTTGCTGTCGACTGTTACCAGTCAGTGAGGAAGGAGCACCCATGTGACAACCTCCTCTTGTCCCCTGTAAATGCTACCTCTGCTCTGGGTCTGCTGGCCTTAGCATCTGGATGTGAACAAGCAGCTGAGATTGAGAAG GTATTGCACTGGGATGAACTGAAAGAATGTATTGGGTCCCTAAGCAGAAGATATCTGGGAGCATCCAGAAGTTTTGGACAATCAGCAACCAGACTAAAG GCACAACAAAAAGTTAATATTTGTCCTCGTCCTGAACCGGAGTGCCCCAAACCAAGGCAACGCCCTGAACCAACTTGTCCCAAACAAAGACCATGCCCTGAACCTTGTCGTCCAAGACCACGACCATGCCCTGAACCAAGAGAACGTCCTGAACCAACATGTCCAAG GCCAAGACCGTGCCCTGAACCAGCTCGTCCTGAACCAACATGTCCAAGGCCAAGGCCATGCCCCGAACCAGCTCATCCGGAACCAACCTGCCCTAGGCCAAGACCCCGTCCTGAGCCTGTTTGCCCCTCTGAACCACCATGTCCTGAAAGA TGTGTTCCAGATTATGAGTGTGAGACACCTGAAGGAGTCCACACTGCATTCAGCAAAATCCTTGCTGCCTTGAATGCACCAAGTACCAACTATACTCTGAGCTTTGCCAACAAGCTCTATGGAGACTATGCCATCGCCTTCATCCAG aaatttatttattgtgctCTGAAACTGTACTGGACAGATGTGGAGGGAGCAGATTTCCACAATGCCCCAGAGGAGGTGCGGAGAATCATAAACCTTTGGGTTGAGGTCCAGACACATG GGAAAATCAAGAATCTCCTTCCCAAGGACAGCTTTGACTGTCTTGTTCAGCTTCTACTGGTGAATGGTCTCTACTTCAAGGGACAATGGCAAGTGAAATTTGACAAAGACCTCACTGTAGAAGCCCCATTCTATCCACATTATGCAGATCAG agAGATTGCTACACTGTGCAGCTGATGAACAGGAAGGGTACTTACAACACAGGCACCTTTGATATTTGTGACACTGAGGTGCAAGTACTTGAGGTCCCCTACAAAGACGATGAATTCAGCTTCTTCGTTCTGCTCCCAACAGACTGCAGTCCAGAAGCTCTTGAACAG CTGGAGGATGGTCTGAGCCATGAGCACCTGCTTGACTTGTCTTGTCATCTGAAGCCAGCAGAGGTGGATGTCTTCATCCCCAAATTCACCATGGAGAAGAGCTATTATCTCAGTGAATACCTGGATTTGCATGATCTTTCTGATCCTGAAAAGGCTGATTTCTCTCAAGCAACAACCACAGAAGGAGTGGCTCTTACACAGCTGGTCCATGATGCTTTCCTTGAGATTGATGAGGAAGGTGGTGAGGAAGCAGAGGCCCCCCGTTGTCCCCGGGATAGGCGTCCCCGTCGGGAGGCCCTGGAGTTTGTGGCTAACCATCCGTTCCTGTATTTTGTCCACCATAATTGTACCCAGAGCATCATTGCCCTTGGCAAATTCGCTAAACCACAATAA
- the LOC121930116 gene encoding serpin B3-like isoform X2, producing MTTMPEANAKFAVDCYQSVRKEHPCDNLLLSPVNATSALGLLALASGCEQAAEIEKVLHWDELKECIGSLSRRYLGASRSFGQSATRLKAQQKVNICPRPEPECPKPRQRPEPTCPKQRPCPEPCRPRPRPCPEPRERPEPTCPRPRPCPEPARPEPTCPRPRPCPEPAHPEPTCPRPRPRPEPVCPSEPPCPERCVPDYECETPEGVHTAFSKILAALNAPSTNYTLSFANKLYGDYAIAFIQKFIYCALKLYWTDVEGADFHNAPEEVRRIINLWVEVQTHGKIKNLLPKDSFDCLVQLLLVNGLYFKGQWQVKFDKDLTVEAPFYPHYADQRDCYTVQLMNRKGTYNTGTIDICGIEVQVLEVPYKDDELSFFILLPTDCSPEALEQLEDGLSHEHLLDLSCYLKPEEVDVFIPKFKLEKSYYINEYLDLCDLSDPEKADFSQATTTEGVALTQLVHDAFIEIDEEGGEEAEDCRCPRDRRPCRESLEFVADHPFLYFTLHNCTQSIIALGRFAKP from the exons atgaccaCCATGCCTGAAGCCAATGCTAAATTTGCTGTCGACTGTTACCAGTCAGTGAGGAAGGAGCACCCATGTGACAACCTCCTCTTGTCCCCTGTAAATGCTACCTCTGCTCTGGGTCTGCTGGCCTTAGCATCTGGATGTGAACAAGCAGCTGAGATTGAGAAG GTATTGCACTGGGATGAACTGAAAGAATGTATTGGGTCCCTAAGCAGAAGATATCTGGGAGCATCCAGAAGTTTTGGACAATCAGCAACCAGACTAAAG GCACAACAAAAAGTTAATATTTGTCCTCGTCCTGAACCGGAGTGCCCCAAACCAAGGCAACGCCCTGAACCAACTTGTCCCAAACAAAGACCATGCCCTGAACCTTGTCGTCCAAGACCACGACCATGCCCTGAACCAAGAGAACGTCCTGAACCAACATGTCCAAG GCCAAGACCGTGCCCTGAACCAGCTCGTCCTGAACCAACATGTCCAAGGCCAAGGCCATGCCCCGAACCAGCTCATCCGGAACCAACCTGCCCTAGGCCAAGACCCCGTCCTGAGCCTGTTTGCCCCTCTGAACCACCATGTCCTGAAAGA TGTGTTCCAGATTATGAGTGTGAGACACCTGAAGGAGTCCACACTGCATTCAGCAAAATCCTTGCTGCCTTGAATGCACCAAGTACCAACTATACTCTGAGCTTTGCCAACAAGCTCTATGGAGACTATGCCATCGCCTTCATCCAG aaatttatttattgtgctCTGAAACTGTACTGGACAGATGTGGAGGGAGCAGATTTCCACAATGCCCCAGAGGAGGTGCGGAGAATCATAAACCTTTGGGTTGAGGTCCAGACACATG GGAAAATCAAGAATCTCCTTCCCAAGGACAGCTTTGACTGTCTTGTTCAGCTTCTACTGGTGAATGGTCTCTACTTCAAGGGACAATGGCAAGTGAAATTTGACAAAGACCTCACTGTAGAAGCCCCATTCTATCCACATTATGCAGATCAG AGAGATTGCTACACTGTGCAGCTGATGAACAGGAAGGGTACTTACAACACAGGCACCATTGATATTTGTGGCATTGAGGTGCAAGTACTTGAGGTCCCCTACAAAGACGATGAACTCAGCTTCTTCATTCTGCTCCCAACAGACTGCAGTCCAGAAGCTCTTGAACAG CTGGAGGATGGTCTGAGCCATGAGCACCTGCTTGACTTGTCCTGTTATCTGAAGCCTGAAGAGGTGGATGTCTTCATTCCAAAGTTCAAATTAGAGAAGAGCTATTATATCAATGAATACCTGGATTTGTGTGATCTTTCTGATCCTGAAAAGGCTGATTTCTCTCAAGCAACAACCACAGAAGGAGTGGCTCTTACTCAGCTGGTCCatgatgctttcattgagatcGATGAGGAAGGTGGTGAGGAAGCAGAGGACTGCCGTTGTCCCCGGGATAGGCGTCCCTGTCGGGAGTCCCTGGAGTTTGTGGCTGATCATCCTTTCCTATATTTTACCCTCCACAATTGCACCCAGAGCATCATTGCCCTTGGCAGATTTGCTAAACCATAG